GTATACGGGAGAAAACGGCGATAGTCGGAGTGATCGGACTCGGCTATGTAGGACTTCCTTTTGCTGTGGAGAAAGCGAAAGTCGGTTTCTCCGTTATCGGGCTTGACCGAAATCAAGCAAGGGTGGACATGGTAAACCGTGGTTTAAGTTATATTGACGATGTTTGTCAGGAAGAACTGCGGATAGTGGTTTCTGAGGGCAGATTAAGGGCGGAGACGGATTTTACTTGCATTTCGGAAATGGATGCGGTGGTTATCTGTGTTCCAACTCCCCTGACGAAAAACAGGTCCCCTGATTTACGGTTTGTGACACATGTGGCTGGGGAAATCTCGTCCAGAATGAAGCCGGGACAACTGATTAGCCTGGAGTCCACCACATATCCCGGAACTACGCGTGAGGTTATATTGCCTATTCTTGAATCCTCGGGTCTACGGGTGGAAGAAGATTTTTTCGTAAGCCATTCACCTGAGCGTGTCGATCCGGGAAATACACGATACTCCACGAAAAACACAAACAAAATTGTAGGAGGGATAGGTCCCGGCTCGCTGGAAGTGGCACAGTGTTTTTATGAGCAGACCGTGGAGCATGTGGTGCCGGTCAGCAGCACGGATGCTGCGGAGCTTGTAAAAGTATTTGAGAATACGTTTCGTGCGGTTAATATAGCACTCGTCAATGAACTGGCCCAATTATGCTACCGAATGCGTCTTAACGTGTGGGAAGTACTGGATGCGGCTTTTACCAAACCTTTCGGAATCCTGCCATTTTATCCCGGACCGGGGGTGGGTGGGCATTGTATTCCGATTGATCCGCATTATCTGGAGTGGAAAGCGAAAGAGTTTCATTTCCATACTCATTTTATAGCACTTGCCGGTGAAATCAACCGGGGCATGCCCGGTTTTGTTGTAGAACGAACGCTTGATTTGTTATACCGATTGGAAAAACCCTTTTCAAAAATGACAGTTCTTGTACTGGGTGCCGCATATAAAAGGGACCTTTCGGACTATAGGGAATCTCCTAATCTTCTCATTATGAAACAGCTTCAAAGCAAAGTGGAAGTGCGTTACCATGATCCCCTGGTTCCGTTCATCCATGACGGGGAATGGAGCCTTGCATCTGTATCTTTAACAGAAGAAGAAATCCGGAAAGCGGATTTGGTGCTGATTCTAACTGATCACCGGGTTATTGACTACGGGTGGGTAGCCGAGCACGCAAGTCTTGTGTTTGATACAAGAAATGCCGTGAAATCATCCCAATGGAGAGAGAAGGTTCATCTTTTATGATACGGATAGGAGTAATTGGAGCGGGCCGGTGGGGAATGAATCTGATCCGTACTTTTCAGGAGCTTGGCCATCTCTACGCCGTTGCCGAAACTTCGACATCGCTCCGTTCAGCCCTGGCGGTCCATTATCCGCAG
This Paenibacillus larvae subsp. larvae DNA region includes the following protein-coding sequences:
- a CDS encoding nucleotide sugar dehydrogenase; this encodes MGVEMKLIAKESLLRRIREKTAIVGVIGLGYVGLPFAVEKAKVGFSVIGLDRNQARVDMVNRGLSYIDDVCQEELRIVVSEGRLRAETDFTCISEMDAVVICVPTPLTKNRSPDLRFVTHVAGEISSRMKPGQLISLESTTYPGTTREVILPILESSGLRVEEDFFVSHSPERVDPGNTRYSTKNTNKIVGGIGPGSLEVAQCFYEQTVEHVVPVSSTDAAELVKVFENTFRAVNIALVNELAQLCYRMRLNVWEVLDAAFTKPFGILPFYPGPGVGGHCIPIDPHYLEWKAKEFHFHTHFIALAGEINRGMPGFVVERTLDLLYRLEKPFSKMTVLVLGAAYKRDLSDYRESPNLLIMKQLQSKVEVRYHDPLVPFIHDGEWSLASVSLTEEEIRKADLVLILTDHRVIDYGWVAEHASLVFDTRNAVKSSQWREKVHLL